One stretch of Candidatus Sulfotelmatobacter sp. DNA includes these proteins:
- a CDS encoding ABC transporter permease: MTRITLWRLVLLVVTLAVWQLVGTSKAVSFYVSSPSAIGAREWQWAVDGSLWFHTSITVEETVAGFLCGAISGIVLGFLIGPRRELGAVLDPFIIAVYSIPKVALAPLFIVWFGVGLSMKIILATVTVFFIVFFNTVAGVRNVDADLVNAVWLMGGSSRTILFKVIVPHAMSSALTGARIAIPYALIGAVIGELIASNRGIGYLISSAASGFDTAGVFAALITLTILATLLNALVDVIDRYTSRWKTEANLTLRPN, translated from the coding sequence TTGACACGGATCACGCTCTGGCGCCTGGTGCTGCTGGTCGTGACGCTCGCGGTCTGGCAGCTCGTCGGCACCTCGAAGGCGGTCAGCTTTTACGTCAGCAGCCCGAGCGCGATCGGCGCGCGCGAGTGGCAGTGGGCGGTCGACGGCTCGCTCTGGTTCCACACCTCGATCACCGTCGAGGAGACCGTCGCCGGCTTTCTGTGCGGCGCGATCAGCGGGATCGTGCTCGGCTTCTTGATCGGACCGCGCCGCGAGCTGGGTGCGGTGCTCGACCCGTTCATCATCGCCGTCTACTCGATCCCCAAGGTCGCGCTGGCGCCGCTCTTCATCGTCTGGTTCGGCGTCGGCCTGAGCATGAAGATCATCTTGGCGACGGTGACCGTCTTCTTCATCGTGTTCTTCAACACGGTCGCCGGCGTGCGCAACGTCGACGCGGACCTGGTCAACGCGGTCTGGCTGATGGGCGGGTCGTCGCGCACGATCTTGTTCAAGGTCATCGTCCCGCACGCGATGAGCTCGGCGCTGACCGGCGCGCGCATCGCGATCCCCTACGCGCTGATCGGCGCGGTGATCGGGGAGCTGATCGCCAGCAACCGCGGCATCGGCTACCTGATCTCCTCGGCCGCCAGCGGATTCGACACCGCCGGCGTCTTCGCCGCGCTGATCACGCTGACGATCCTGGCGACGCTGCTCAACGCGCTGGTCGACGTCATCGACCGCTACACGTCCCGCTGGAAGACCGAAGCCAACCTTACGCTGCGCCCGAACTGA
- a CDS encoding ABC transporter substrate-binding protein, giving the protein MPFVSRRDFVRSATAASLLAGAGGVPALAATTRLNVGTIGHSMAHFALYLAQQEGYFGQNGVDIGKPTELSTGALVGTAVTSGSIDVGSSPITDVFSLAKAGRSAKIIAVSMAAFYVDLIASTKLMQSANLRTDSPLEDKVRALRGKNIGITGPGSGTEALVKYLLETQKIDPTRDVQLINVGANIASVLAALRTNRIDAVSFAWPLGQQAQVEGIGETLISPARGDVPAMDHQMHGVIYATQDVIDHKREAIEGFIRGYARACSTIINEPVKAREVLTSFYPGMEPRALELTFQVFRLRAVPSSPIPDRQGYEKAIKFHLAEGLITQEYPYDSLVAKSVIEDALRKH; this is encoded by the coding sequence ATGCCATTCGTTTCGCGCCGGGATTTCGTTCGCTCCGCGACCGCGGCGTCGCTGCTCGCCGGTGCCGGCGGCGTGCCTGCCTTGGCGGCCACCACGCGCTTGAACGTCGGCACCATCGGCCACTCGATGGCGCACTTCGCGCTCTATCTGGCCCAGCAGGAGGGCTATTTCGGCCAGAACGGCGTCGACATCGGCAAGCCGACGGAGCTTTCGACCGGCGCACTGGTCGGCACCGCGGTCACCTCGGGCAGTATCGACGTCGGGTCCTCACCGATCACCGACGTGTTCTCGCTCGCGAAGGCGGGCCGTTCGGCGAAGATCATCGCGGTCTCGATGGCGGCTTTCTACGTCGACCTGATCGCGTCGACCAAGCTCATGCAGAGCGCGAACCTGCGCACCGACAGCCCGCTCGAGGACAAAGTGCGCGCGCTGCGCGGCAAGAACATCGGCATCACCGGGCCCGGCAGCGGGACCGAGGCGCTGGTGAAGTACTTGCTCGAGACGCAGAAGATCGACCCGACCCGCGACGTCCAGCTGATCAACGTCGGCGCCAACATCGCCTCGGTGCTGGCGGCGCTGCGCACCAACCGCATCGACGCCGTCTCGTTCGCCTGGCCGCTGGGCCAACAGGCGCAAGTCGAAGGCATCGGTGAGACGCTGATCAGCCCGGCGCGCGGCGACGTGCCGGCGATGGACCACCAGATGCACGGCGTCATCTACGCGACGCAAGACGTCATCGACCACAAGCGCGAGGCGATCGAAGGCTTCATCCGCGGCTACGCGCGCGCGTGCTCGACGATCATCAACGAGCCGGTCAAGGCGCGCGAGGTGCTCACGAGCTTCTACCCGGGGATGGAGCCGCGCGCGCTCGAGCTGACGTTCCAGGTCTTCCGCTTGCGCGCCGTGCCGAGCTCGCCGATTCCCGACCGCCAAGGCTACGAGAAGGCGATCAAGTTCCACCTGGCCGAGGGCCTCATCACGCAAGAGTACCCCTACGACAGCCTGGTCGCCAAGAGCGTGATCGAAGATGCCCTCCGCAAGCACTGA
- a CDS encoding thiamine pyrophosphate-binding protein: protein MPSASTERWSDVVLATLKANDVRLVTYVPDKILIPLIEGAHADPFFTAFSATREEEALGICAGAWLGGMRSVLMMQTSGFGNVPNALASLAVAYQIPVVLLISERGSLGEFNVGQVWSSRVVEPVCYALGVPHHVIERAADVGFILDRTIKQAWATQQPAALVLSPLLTGGKVFAA from the coding sequence ATGCCCTCCGCAAGCACTGAGCGCTGGTCCGACGTCGTCCTGGCGACGCTCAAGGCCAACGACGTGCGGCTGGTCACCTACGTGCCCGACAAGATCCTCATTCCGCTGATCGAGGGCGCGCACGCCGACCCGTTCTTCACCGCCTTCTCCGCCACGCGCGAGGAAGAAGCGCTCGGGATCTGCGCGGGCGCGTGGCTGGGCGGGATGCGCAGCGTGCTGATGATGCAGACCAGCGGCTTCGGCAACGTGCCCAACGCCCTCGCGTCGCTGGCGGTCGCGTATCAGATCCCGGTCGTGCTGCTGATCTCCGAGCGCGGTTCGCTGGGCGAGTTCAACGTCGGCCAGGTCTGGTCGAGCCGCGTCGTCGAGCCGGTCTGCTACGCGCTGGGCGTGCCGCACCACGTGATCGAGCGCGCCGCGGACGTCGGCTTCATCCTCGACCGCACCATCAAACAGGCCTGGGCGACGCAGCAGCCGGCGGCGCTGGTGCTCTCGCCGCTGCTGACCGGCGGCAAGGTGTTCGCGGCGTGA
- a CDS encoding thiamine pyrophosphate-dependent enzyme, with protein MSARLRRIDLMRRLVATLGDEAVIGGIGNTNFDLFAAGHRKQNFYMLGSMGLAFPIALGVALAQPQRRVIGIDGDGSLLMNLGCLATIGMVAPANLTLLVMDNSSYQITGGQPSASASGADFVALARGAGIARSSWADDEDAFARLVREALDADGPALIAAKIDGSAAVGQPDRDPPQIRDRFMQAMGVRQEFGSR; from the coding sequence GTGAGCGCGCGGCTGCGCCGCATCGACCTGATGCGCCGGCTCGTCGCGACGCTCGGCGACGAGGCGGTGATCGGCGGGATCGGCAACACGAACTTCGACCTGTTCGCGGCCGGCCACCGCAAGCAGAACTTCTACATGTTGGGCAGCATGGGGCTGGCGTTCCCGATCGCGCTCGGCGTCGCCCTGGCGCAGCCGCAGCGCCGCGTCATCGGGATCGACGGCGACGGCTCGCTGCTGATGAACCTCGGCTGCCTGGCGACGATCGGGATGGTGGCGCCCGCGAACCTCACGCTGCTGGTGATGGACAACAGCTCCTACCAGATCACTGGCGGCCAGCCCAGCGCGAGCGCGAGCGGCGCCGACTTCGTCGCGCTGGCGCGCGGTGCCGGCATCGCGCGCAGCAGCTGGGCCGACGACGAGGACGCCTTCGCGCGCCTGGTCCGCGAGGCGCTCGACGCCGACGGACCCGCGCTGATCGCCGCCAAAATCGACGGCAGCGCCGCGGTCGGTCAACCCGACCGCGACCCGCCGCAGATCCGCGACCGCTTCATGCAAGCGATGGGCGTCCGCCAGGAGTTTGGCTCGCGATGA
- the mraZ gene encoding division/cell wall cluster transcriptional repressor MraZ translates to MGDRPLFTGSVDHSLDDKGRLVVPARFRERLGAGFFLTIAEPDPCLALYPAGAWAEVCARLEAAPVKDARYRSYVRHLFAHTEELSCDAQGRLVIPAALRSYAGIEKDVVSIGSLTRVEVWAKDQHAKHVRDRGDLPDFATELGLF, encoded by the coding sequence GTGGGGGATCGTCCGCTGTTCACCGGTTCGGTCGACCACAGCCTTGACGACAAGGGTCGCCTCGTCGTGCCCGCCCGCTTCCGCGAACGGTTGGGCGCCGGGTTCTTCCTGACCATCGCCGAGCCCGATCCGTGCCTGGCGCTCTATCCCGCCGGCGCCTGGGCCGAGGTCTGCGCCCGGCTGGAAGCGGCGCCGGTGAAGGATGCGCGCTACCGCAGCTACGTGCGCCACCTGTTCGCGCACACCGAAGAGTTGAGCTGCGACGCGCAGGGCCGCCTGGTCATCCCGGCCGCGCTGCGGAGCTACGCCGGCATCGAGAAGGACGTCGTCTCGATCGGGTCGCTGACCCGGGTCGAGGTCTGGGCCAAGGATCAGCACGCCAAGCACGTGCGCGACCGCGGCGACCTCCCCGACTTCGCCACCGAGCTGGGGCTATTTTGA
- the rsmH gene encoding 16S rRNA (cytosine(1402)-N(4))-methyltransferase RsmH translates to MQPAHLPVMPRETIDALAIRPDGTYVDATFGAGGHSALILAALGPSGRLVAFDLDPSAAERVPDDPRFTLLHANFRELRERLSALGISTLDGVLFDLGVSSMQLDEGERGFSFRTAAPLDMRLDPTTGLSAAEWLDAHDEREIADAIYQYGEERASRRIARSIVALRDAGTPVRDTVDLATVVARVVPRSGRIHPATRTFQALRIAVNDELGALRAGLDAAFDLVAIGGRIAAISFHSLEDRIVKHTFREDPRVRPVARKPIVAGDEELAINPRARSAKLRVAERVEVAA, encoded by the coding sequence ATGCAGCCCGCGCATCTGCCCGTCATGCCGCGCGAGACGATCGACGCGCTGGCGATTCGGCCCGATGGGACGTACGTCGATGCGACTTTCGGCGCCGGCGGCCATTCGGCGTTGATCCTGGCTGCGCTCGGGCCGTCGGGCCGGCTGGTGGCGTTCGACCTCGATCCGAGTGCCGCGGAGCGCGTCCCGGACGACCCCCGCTTCACCCTGCTGCACGCGAACTTTCGCGAGCTGCGCGAACGGCTGTCGGCGCTCGGGATCAGCACGCTCGACGGGGTGCTGTTCGATTTGGGAGTGAGCTCGATGCAGCTCGATGAGGGCGAGCGCGGCTTCTCGTTCCGCACCGCGGCACCGCTCGACATGCGGCTCGATCCGACGACCGGGCTCAGCGCCGCCGAGTGGCTCGACGCGCACGACGAGCGCGAGATCGCCGACGCGATCTATCAGTACGGCGAGGAGCGCGCCTCGCGCCGCATCGCGCGCTCGATCGTCGCGTTGCGCGACGCCGGCACGCCCGTGCGCGACACCGTCGACTTGGCGACCGTGGTGGCGCGGGTCGTGCCGCGCTCGGGCCGCATCCATCCCGCGACGCGCACCTTCCAGGCGCTGCGCATCGCCGTCAACGACGAGCTGGGCGCGCTGCGCGCCGGGCTCGACGCCGCCTTCGACCTGGTCGCGATCGGCGGGCGCATCGCGGCGATCAGCTTTCACTCGCTCGAGGACCGCATCGTGAAGCACACCTTCCGCGAGGACCCGCGCGTGCGGCCCGTCGCGCGCAAGCCGATCGTCGCCGGCGACGAGGAGCTGGCGATCAACCCGCGCGCGCGCAGCGCCAAGCTGCGCGTCGCCGAGCGCGTCGAGGTGGCGGCATGA
- a CDS encoding penicillin-binding protein 2 — protein MAARAFARVAPVRAKVSLAIVLLLALGLVARLADVQIREGPALARKALAQHDETHETFARRGAILDRDGGVLVRSLPSESIYAVPDAVTNKHESAVALAPLLHRPVAAVEADLQGDGQFRWLARKVPHEVAEQVRALGLTGIATEPEETGIRFVAAGRLASTVIGFTGTDENGLDGLEYSLDKVLRGTPGRERIEADEFGHAIPFGETQVIERAVPGTTVVTTLDPYLQYEAERLLAADVKQWHAASGSVVVMDPWTGELLAMANVPDFDPSHFARSSSDTWRDRAISDAYEPGSTFKLITAAAALESGKVTTASRFPTHDQITVGGHTIHNAEDGFLAGTSSNESMEDVIAYSHNVGAAEIALKIGAHAMADEIARFGFGDPTQVELPGENPGIVPPLADWSGSSLATIAFGQGISVEPLALIRAYCAIANGGLLLRPRIVHAFENAKGDTIYTYGPEIERRVISEHTAAILRGFLRAVVVRGTGNPTARVPGWTTAGKTGTAQIEEHGVYEPGAYVASFIGMIPAESPRYVILVKIDRPRGAYYGGTVAAPVFAQLARDAMFHAGIMPAAPPRLVRHAAASKAKR, from the coding sequence ATGGCGGCGCGTGCGTTTGCGCGCGTCGCCCCCGTGCGCGCGAAGGTGTCGCTGGCGATCGTGCTGCTGCTCGCGCTCGGCCTGGTCGCGCGGCTCGCCGACGTGCAGATCCGCGAAGGGCCGGCGCTGGCGCGCAAGGCGCTCGCGCAGCACGACGAGACGCACGAGACGTTCGCCCGGCGCGGTGCGATCCTCGACCGCGACGGCGGCGTGCTGGTGCGCTCGCTGCCGTCCGAATCGATCTACGCCGTCCCCGACGCCGTCACGAACAAGCACGAGAGCGCGGTCGCGCTGGCGCCGTTGCTGCATCGTCCGGTCGCCGCGGTCGAAGCGGACCTGCAGGGTGACGGGCAATTTCGCTGGCTGGCGCGCAAGGTGCCGCACGAGGTCGCCGAGCAGGTGCGCGCGCTGGGGCTGACCGGCATCGCGACGGAGCCCGAAGAGACGGGGATCCGGTTCGTCGCCGCCGGCCGCCTCGCCTCGACCGTCATCGGGTTCACCGGCACCGACGAGAACGGCTTGGACGGCCTGGAGTACTCGCTCGACAAAGTCTTGCGCGGGACGCCCGGACGCGAGCGGATCGAAGCCGACGAGTTCGGCCACGCCATCCCGTTCGGCGAGACGCAGGTCATCGAGCGCGCCGTCCCGGGGACGACGGTCGTCACCACGCTCGATCCCTACCTTCAATACGAAGCGGAACGGCTGCTGGCCGCCGACGTCAAGCAGTGGCACGCCGCCAGCGGCTCCGTCGTCGTCATGGACCCGTGGACCGGCGAGCTCCTGGCGATGGCGAACGTCCCCGACTTCGACCCCTCCCACTTCGCCCGGTCCTCGTCGGACACGTGGCGCGACCGGGCGATCAGCGACGCCTACGAGCCGGGCTCGACGTTCAAGCTGATCACGGCCGCCGCGGCGCTCGAGAGCGGGAAGGTCACCACCGCGTCGCGCTTCCCCACGCACGACCAGATCACGGTCGGCGGCCATACCATTCACAACGCCGAGGACGGCTTCTTGGCGGGTACGTCGTCGAACGAGTCGATGGAAGACGTCATCGCGTACTCGCACAACGTCGGCGCGGCCGAGATCGCGCTCAAGATCGGCGCGCACGCAATGGCCGACGAGATCGCGCGCTTCGGCTTCGGCGACCCGACGCAGGTCGAGCTGCCCGGCGAGAACCCCGGCATCGTGCCGCCGCTGGCCGATTGGAGCGGTTCGTCGCTGGCGACGATCGCGTTCGGCCAGGGGATCTCGGTCGAGCCGCTGGCGCTGATCCGCGCGTACTGCGCGATCGCGAACGGCGGGCTGCTGCTGCGGCCGCGCATCGTGCACGCGTTCGAGAACGCGAAGGGCGATACCATCTATACGTACGGTCCGGAGATCGAGCGGCGCGTCATCAGCGAACACACCGCGGCGATCCTGCGCGGTTTTCTGCGCGCGGTCGTCGTGCGCGGCACCGGCAATCCGACCGCTCGCGTGCCTGGCTGGACGACGGCCGGCAAGACCGGAACCGCGCAGATCGAGGAACACGGCGTGTACGAGCCGGGCGCCTACGTCGCGTCGTTCATCGGCATGATCCCGGCCGAGTCGCCGCGCTACGTCATCCTGGTCAAAATCGACCGGCCGCGCGGCGCGTACTACGGCGGCACCGTCGCCGCGCCGGTGTTCGCGCAACTGGCGCGCGACGCGATGTTCCATGCCGGGATCATGCCGGCCGCGCCTCCTCGCTTGGTCCGCCACGCGGCGGCGTCGAAAGCGAAGCGCTGA
- a CDS encoding UDP-N-acetylmuramoyl-L-alanyl-D-glutamate--2,6-diaminopimelate ligase gives MREMAGLVASLEEARVVGTLPSAVDALASDSRAVRPGTLFVALRGQRSDGHAYVGDAVRRGAAALVVEREVETDVPTIVVPDTRRAASQLADAFYDHPSRALTIVGVTGTNGKTTTTHLVRDVLEAAGIPCGLVGTLGGSFGERSWPLTNTTPLAIELHALLAAQRDAGARAVAMEVSSHALALDRVDDVRFVVAALTNITRDHLDFHGTMERYIAAKRHLFDLAPKAVLNLDDETGRTFAAALPDALTYAVDDRNATLHATELQLEGDGSSFLIDGAAVSIALPGRFNVRNALAAFGIGVALGIDRATIARGLAATRAVPGRMERIGAFGIDAIVDYAHTPDALENVLRAARETTRRQLIVVFGCGGDRDPGKRAEMGEIAAQLADRVIVTSDNPRTEDPLAIAQAIARGIEAEIELDRRAAIRRAIGDARPGDTVVIAGKGHETYQIVGTKSRPFDDRDEVRMAFDARAQGLRA, from the coding sequence ATGCGAGAGATGGCCGGACTCGTCGCTTCCCTCGAGGAGGCACGCGTCGTCGGGACGCTCCCGTCGGCGGTGGACGCGCTCGCGAGCGATTCGCGCGCCGTTCGGCCCGGAACGTTGTTCGTGGCACTGCGCGGTCAACGCAGCGACGGCCATGCGTACGTCGGCGATGCGGTGCGGCGCGGCGCGGCCGCGCTGGTCGTCGAGCGCGAGGTCGAAACCGACGTGCCGACCATTGTCGTACCGGACACGCGGCGCGCGGCCTCGCAGCTGGCCGACGCGTTCTACGATCATCCCTCGCGAGCGCTCACGATCGTCGGCGTCACCGGCACCAACGGCAAGACGACGACCACGCACCTCGTGCGCGACGTGCTCGAGGCGGCCGGCATCCCGTGCGGTTTGGTCGGGACGCTGGGCGGCTCGTTCGGCGAGCGCAGCTGGCCGCTGACGAACACGACGCCGCTGGCGATCGAGCTGCACGCGCTCCTCGCCGCGCAGCGCGACGCGGGCGCGCGCGCGGTCGCGATGGAGGTCTCCTCGCACGCGCTGGCGCTCGACCGCGTCGACGACGTGCGCTTCGTGGTCGCGGCGCTGACCAACATCACCCGCGACCACCTCGACTTCCACGGCACCATGGAACGCTACATCGCCGCCAAGCGTCACCTGTTCGATCTCGCCCCCAAAGCGGTGCTCAACCTCGACGACGAGACCGGCCGCACGTTCGCGGCCGCGCTGCCCGACGCGCTCACCTACGCGGTCGACGACCGCAACGCCACGCTGCACGCGACCGAGCTGCAGCTCGAAGGCGACGGCTCGAGCTTCTTGATCGACGGCGCCGCCGTCTCGATCGCGCTGCCCGGCCGCTTCAACGTGCGCAACGCGCTGGCGGCGTTCGGGATCGGCGTCGCGCTGGGGATCGACCGGGCGACCATCGCGCGCGGCCTGGCCGCGACACGCGCCGTCCCGGGGCGGATGGAGCGGATCGGCGCCTTCGGCATCGACGCGATCGTCGACTACGCGCACACGCCCGACGCGCTCGAGAACGTGCTGCGCGCCGCGCGCGAGACGACTCGGCGGCAGCTGATCGTCGTGTTCGGCTGCGGCGGTGACCGCGACCCGGGCAAACGCGCCGAGATGGGCGAGATCGCGGCCCAGCTGGCCGACCGCGTCATCGTGACGTCGGACAACCCGCGCACCGAAGACCCGCTGGCAATCGCGCAGGCGATCGCGCGCGGGATCGAGGCCGAGATCGAGCTCGACCGCCGCGCGGCGATTCGCCGCGCGATCGGCGACGCGCGCCCCGGCGACACCGTCGTCATCGCCGGCAAGGGCCACGAGACGTACCAGATCGTCGGCACGAAGTCGCGCCCGTTCGACGACCGCGACGAAGTGCGCATGGCCTTCGACGCACGCGCGCAGGGCCTGCGAGCCTGA
- the murF gene encoding UDP-N-acetylmuramoyl-tripeptide--D-alanyl-D-alanine ligase — protein MLLDTAAAIEATNAQALVPDALPPTLLVETDTRALSLGSTFLALRGERFDGHQYVAQAFRGGAVCAIVDDAAVVPVGRPALVVADTLQAYLDLAGLARTALRGPVVAITGSTGKTTTKQFLLGLLRGAGVDAAATPENENNEVGVAKFLCGLEAGDLRVAVVEMGARKYRDLDVLVAAARPDVGVLTNVGEAHLEIMGTRERIAETKWALPAGARHAVLNLGDEASRARADTLAAPPLWYGIDGERPPRGQRAIVVETEAVWCVAADGTTETHRIRIGFPGDHNRRNLAGAFAAAVLCGAQPAALATAVAQLALPHGRYEVVELPGAITLVFDAYNASLSGTLATLATFGRQPARRRIAVLGSMAELGDDAPAMHERIGALAARLDLVLAGGRFRDDVARGVEAEGGTVVRYADNDEATRWLRANVRAGDAVLLKGSRMYKMEEIARGLGAEVFA, from the coding sequence ATGCTGCTCGATACGGCGGCGGCCATCGAGGCGACCAACGCGCAGGCGCTCGTGCCCGATGCGTTGCCACCCACGCTGCTGGTGGAAACCGATACGCGCGCGCTCTCGTTGGGCAGCACGTTCCTCGCCTTGCGCGGCGAGCGCTTCGACGGTCATCAGTACGTCGCGCAGGCGTTCCGAGGCGGCGCGGTCTGCGCGATCGTCGACGACGCCGCCGTGGTGCCCGTCGGCCGGCCGGCGCTGGTCGTCGCCGACACGCTGCAAGCCTATCTCGATCTCGCCGGCTTGGCGCGCACGGCACTGCGCGGGCCGGTCGTCGCGATCACCGGCAGCACCGGCAAGACGACCACCAAGCAGTTCTTGCTCGGCCTGTTGCGCGGCGCGGGCGTCGACGCGGCGGCGACGCCCGAGAACGAGAACAACGAGGTCGGCGTCGCCAAGTTCCTGTGCGGCCTGGAGGCCGGAGATCTCCGCGTCGCGGTCGTCGAGATGGGCGCGCGCAAGTATCGCGACCTCGACGTCTTGGTCGCGGCGGCGCGCCCCGACGTCGGCGTGCTCACCAACGTCGGCGAAGCGCACCTGGAGATCATGGGGACGCGCGAACGGATCGCCGAGACGAAGTGGGCGCTGCCGGCCGGCGCGCGGCACGCGGTCCTCAACCTGGGCGACGAGGCGTCGCGCGCCCGCGCCGACACGCTGGCGGCGCCGCCGCTGTGGTACGGCATCGACGGCGAACGGCCGCCGCGAGGCCAACGCGCGATCGTCGTCGAGACCGAGGCCGTGTGGTGCGTCGCCGCGGACGGCACGACCGAGACGCACCGCATCCGGATCGGCTTCCCCGGCGACCACAACCGCCGCAACCTGGCCGGCGCGTTCGCCGCCGCGGTGCTGTGCGGCGCGCAGCCGGCCGCGCTGGCGACGGCCGTCGCGCAGTTGGCCCTGCCGCACGGGCGCTACGAGGTGGTCGAGCTGCCGGGCGCGATCACCTTGGTGTTCGACGCGTACAACGCCTCGCTGTCGGGGACGCTGGCCACGCTGGCGACCTTCGGCCGGCAGCCGGCACGGCGCCGCATCGCGGTGCTCGGCTCGATGGCCGAGCTGGGCGACGACGCGCCGGCGATGCACGAACGCATCGGCGCGCTGGCGGCGCGGCTCGATCTCGTGTTGGCCGGCGGGCGATTCCGCGACGACGTCGCGCGCGGCGTCGAAGCCGAAGGCGGGACCGTCGTGCGCTACGCCGACAACGACGAGGCGACGCGCTGGCTGCGCGCCAACGTGCGCGCCGGCGACGCGGTCCTGCTCAAGGGCTCGCGCATGTACAAGATGGAGGAGATCGCCCGCGGCCTGGGTGCCGAGGTGTTTGCGTGA
- a CDS encoding coenzyme F420-0:L-glutamate ligase, whose translation MIPVAIREAGVPDGLVAIPVRTRLIVPGDDLVALIGEAIQGIARPGDVVAVAETAVAIAQSRFIPAEYIRPSWLARTLCRHAGALATVNQPESLQLVIDQAGVAKVIWAGIAHVLGVLRGKRGAFYEILGEEIATIDGYTGTLPPYERAIVLGPAEPDRVACAVAEALGVHIAIVDANDLRRAKTLGASPALERERVERALLGNPHGNGDEQTPLVVLTWRGAGPHPLVRA comes from the coding sequence GTGATTCCGGTTGCGATTCGCGAGGCCGGCGTCCCCGACGGGCTGGTCGCGATTCCGGTGCGCACGCGGCTGATCGTTCCGGGCGACGATCTCGTCGCGCTGATCGGCGAGGCGATCCAGGGGATCGCGCGTCCCGGCGACGTCGTCGCCGTCGCCGAGACCGCCGTCGCGATCGCGCAGTCGCGCTTCATCCCGGCCGAGTACATCCGGCCTTCGTGGCTGGCGCGCACGCTCTGCCGCCACGCCGGCGCGCTCGCGACCGTCAACCAGCCCGAGTCGCTGCAGCTGGTCATCGATCAGGCCGGCGTCGCCAAAGTCATCTGGGCCGGGATCGCGCACGTGCTGGGCGTGCTGCGCGGCAAACGCGGCGCGTTCTACGAGATCCTCGGCGAGGAGATCGCCACCATCGACGGCTACACCGGCACGCTGCCGCCCTACGAGCGCGCGATCGTGCTCGGGCCGGCCGAGCCCGACCGCGTGGCCTGCGCCGTGGCCGAGGCGCTGGGCGTCCACATCGCGATCGTCGACGCCAACGACCTGCGTCGCGCCAAGACGCTGGGCGCTTCGCCCGCCCTCGAGCGCGAGCGCGTCGAGCGCGCGCTGCTCGGCAACCCGCACGGCAACGGCGACGAGCAGACGCCGCTGGTCGTGCTGACCTGGCGCGGCGCGGGCCCGCATCCGCTGGTGCGCGCATGA
- the mraY gene encoding phospho-N-acetylmuramoyl-pentapeptide-transferase, producing MIRLLEAFLVALIVVALVAPTLIARLRGLAFGQTVYELAPQTHRAKAGTPTMGGVLFLAAPLAALLFAPDRRVLALTVLVVACMAIGAVDDVASIRKQKNRGLRALPKFALTALAAVVFLAVAGPQPPVLLGIGVVPVWLWYVLSVCVVLATTHAVNLTDGLDGLASGTIVPPLIVLAVLAWRLQIGDVAAFDLATLGAVLGFLLYNRHPARVFMGDTGSLALGGALAGGAILCGAHLLLLVIGGVFAAETLSVIVQVASYKTTRRRVFRKSPLHHHFEEGGWPETRVTTSFWLASLVLSLLGFALIARTA from the coding sequence ATGATCCGGCTGCTCGAAGCGTTCCTGGTCGCGCTGATCGTCGTCGCGCTGGTCGCGCCGACGCTGATCGCCCGGCTGCGCGGGCTTGCGTTCGGACAGACGGTCTACGAGCTGGCGCCGCAAACGCACCGCGCGAAGGCCGGCACGCCGACGATGGGCGGCGTCCTGTTCCTGGCCGCGCCGCTGGCGGCGCTGCTGTTCGCGCCCGACCGGCGCGTGTTGGCGCTCACCGTGCTGGTCGTCGCCTGCATGGCGATCGGCGCCGTCGACGACGTCGCGTCGATCCGCAAGCAGAAAAACCGCGGCTTGCGCGCGCTGCCGAAGTTCGCGCTAACCGCGCTGGCCGCGGTCGTCTTCCTCGCCGTCGCCGGACCGCAGCCGCCGGTACTGTTGGGTATCGGCGTCGTGCCGGTCTGGCTGTGGTACGTGCTCTCGGTGTGCGTCGTGCTGGCGACCACCCACGCCGTCAACCTGACCGACGGGCTCGACGGGCTGGCCAGCGGCACGATCGTGCCGCCGCTGATCGTGCTGGCGGTCTTGGCCTGGCGCCTGCAGATCGGCGACGTCGCCGCGTTCGATCTGGCCACGCTCGGCGCGGTGCTCGGCTTCTTGCTCTACAACCGTCACCCGGCGCGCGTTTTCATGGGCGACACCGGTTCGCTGGCCCTCGGCGGCGCGCTCGCCGGCGGTGCGATTCTGTGCGGCGCACACTTGTTGCTGCTCGTCATCGGCGGCGTCTTCGCAGCCGAAACCTTGAGCGTCATCGTGCAAGTCGCATCGTACAAGACGACGCGCCGCCGCGTCTTCCGCAAGAGCCCGCTGCACCACCACTTCGAAGAGGGCGGCTGGCCGGAGACGCGCGTGACGACCTCGTTCTGGCTGGCTTCGCTCGTCCTCTCGCTGCTGGGCTTCGCCCTGATCGCGCGCACCGCATGA